In one window of Mus pahari chromosome 3, PAHARI_EIJ_v1.1, whole genome shotgun sequence DNA:
- the Ncaph gene encoding condensin complex subunit 2, with protein sequence MRIPRSETMNSSSLKARGQQDIVSSPLERVPPASRPGKAPLGTPKTPVLQDFPQNDDEKERMQRRRSRVFDLQFSTDSIHLASPNRNADGSTAISKFTNTQITEHYSTCIKLSSENKITTKNAFGLHLIDFMSEILKQKDAEPTNFKVAAGTLDASTKIYAVRVDAVHADVYRVLGGLGKDTAPQEEESYSGDGSAVEAERTKKPTKPKKKQSCKTIEQNLSNITVSEADGKGAVDPMFQKTAASFDECSTTGVFLSTLHCQDYRSELLFPSDMQTLSSGEPIELPDLGFVDMTDLEAPLQQCVEDRPLCPSLAGFQFTKWDSETHNESVSALVDKFKKNDQVFDINAEVEDDEEDVPDGPLVEDFVDNDEPDPAAAGDHEEFRSWKELCQVQSNQEEIISLGDRDIQTMCSFLSMKPGEYSYFSPRTMKMWAGPDHWRFRPRPKQDAASCTEHKKKGAKKDFEINFDDDIDFDAYFQKTKAATILTKSTLENQNWKATTLPTDFHYETDNLVQLHLKPGKMSLKMDQNQKPKTEHYEEIEDYDYNNPNDTSNYCPGLQAADSDYEEADDLFADPVGTLDLESDPKTTQENGDISPENQGVDITTYGELNLVAEPQKVNKIEIHYAKTAKKMDMKKLKQSMWSLLTEFSRKEADTEANHTENGKEGTPEEVADEKKLSGLTKDLQTRLPPLMAQNLSIPLAFACLLHLANEKNLKLEGTEDLSDVLVIQGD encoded by the exons ATGAGAATTCCGCGCTCAG AAACAATGAATAGCTCTTCTCTGAAGGCCCGAGGACAACAGGACATTGTTTCCTCACCATTAGAACGGGTGCCTCCAGCATCCCGGCCAGGGAAGGCTCCTCTCGGCACTCCTAAAACCCCAGTCCTCCAAGACTTTCCTCAGAATGACGATGAAAAGGAGCGTATGCAGCGGAGACGCTCCAGGGTCTTTGACCTCCAGTTCAGTACAGATTCAATTCATCTGGCCTCCCCTAACAG gaATGCTGATGGTTCAACTGCCATATCTAAGTTTACAAACACACAGATTACAGAACATTACTCTACCTGTATCAAGCTTTCTTCTGAAAAT AAAATTACTACTAAGAATGCTTTCGGCTTGCATTTGATTGATTTCATGTCAGAAATTCTGAAGCAGAAAGACGCAGAACCAACCAACTTTAAA GTGGCTGCCGGCACCTTGGATGCCAGCACCAAGATCTATGCTGTCCGTGTGGATGCTGTCCATGCTGATGTATACAGAGTCCTCGGGGGGCTGGGCAAAGACACAGCACCTCAAGAAGAAGAGAGCTACAGTGGAG ATGGAAGTGCTGTTGAAGCAGAAAGGACTAAAAAACCTACAAAGCCAAAGAAGAAGCAGTCCTGCAAAACCATTGAACAGAATCTCAGCAACATCACTGTCTCTGAAGCCGATGGGAAGGGTGCG GTGGACCCTATGTTTCAGAAGACGGCAGCCTCCTTTGACGAATGCAGCACAACGGGGGTATTTCTCTCCACACTGCACTGCCAGGACTACAGAAGCGAGCTGCTTTTTCCTTCCGACATGCAGACCCTCTCTTCAGGAGAGCCCATCGAGCTGCCAGATCTGGGTTTCGTAGACATGACAGATTTAGAAG CTCCCTTGCAGCAGTGTGTGGAAGACCGCCCGCTCTGCCCATCCCTGGCCGGGTTCCAGTTTACTAAATGGGACAGCGAAACACATAATGAG TCTGTGTCGGCCCTGGTGGACAAGTTTAAGAAGAATGATCAAGTATTTGACATCAATGCTGAGGTTGAAGACGATGAAGAGGATGTCCCTGATGGGCCCCTGGTGGAAGATTTTGTTGACAACGATGAACCAGACCCTGCTGCGGCTGGGGATCATGAAGAGTTCCGGAGTTGGAAGGAGCTCTGTCAGGTCCAAAGCAACCA GGAAGAAATTATTTCCCTCGGGGACAGAGACATCCAAACCATGTGCTCCTTTTTATCCATGAAACCTGGGGAGTACTCCTATTTCAGTCCCCGGACCATGAAGATGTGGGCTGGCCCAGATCACTGGCGCTTCAGGCCTCGACCCAAGC AAGATGCTGCCTCCTGCACAGAGCACAAAAAGAAGGGTGCAAAGAAAGactttgaaattaattttgatgATGATATTGATTTTGATGcatattttcagaaaacaaag GCTGCTACCATTCTGACCAAGTCCACTTTGGAGAACCAGAATTGGAAAGCCACCACTCTTCCCACAGATTTCCACTATGAAACTGATAATCTGGTCCAGCTTCACCTCAAACCAGGCAAAATG TCACTTAAGATGGACCAGAACCAGAAGCCAAAAACGGAGCACTATGAGGAAATTGAAGACTATGATTACAACAACCCTAACGACACCTCCAACTATTGTCCTGGACTTCAG GCTGCTGACAGTGATTATGAAGAGGCCGATGATTTATTTGCGGATCCAGTTGGGACCCTTGACCTTGAGTCTGATCCAAAGACAACACAAGAGAATGGTGACATTTCTCCTGAAAACCAAGGCGTAGATATCACAACTTACGGAGAGTTGAACTTGGTGGCTGAGCCTCAGAAG GTGAATAAAATAGAGATTCATTACGCCAAGACTGCCAAAAAGATGGACatgaagaagctgaagcagagtATGTGGAGTCTGCTGACGGAGTTTTCTAGAAAGGAGGCTGACACAGAG GCAAACCACactgaaaatggaaaggaagggacCCCCGAAGAAGTGGCTGATGAGAAGAAACTCAGTGGGCTCACAAAGGACCTGCAGACAAG GCTGCCCCCGCTCATGGCTCAGAACCTCTCCATACCCCTGGCTTTTGCCTGTCTCCTGCACTTAGCAAATGAAAAG aATCTGAAGCTAGAAGGCACAGAGGATCTTTCTGATGTTCTGGTGATACAAGGGGACTGA
- the Itpripl1 gene encoding inositol 1,4,5-trisphosphate receptor-interacting protein-like 1 isoform X1 has product MAVISLMFLAVMYVVHHPLMVSDRMDLDTLARSRQLEKRMSEEMRQLEMEFEERSRAAEQKQKVENFWRGDTSSDQLVLGKKDMGWPFQASGQDGGPLGWILGNLWNAGLLCLFLIFELLRQSIQHEPAFESSSEEEEEEIRVVPVSSYTWLSDFPSQEALESFYKHYIQNAIRDLPCTCEFVESFVDDLIEACRVLSRREAHPQLEDCLGFGAAFEKWGTLHKTQKFDVLVPIVPPQGTMFILEMRDPALGRRCGCVKVDSECLCKHEKLLGDVLCLVHHRDHSAMLSKYTSSIKAALCTSSYLDVCKTVQWFRNMVSNAWALVAHKYDFKLTLPPSTTSCKLRLDYHSGRSLSISLVLGVQREDTLVYLVSQAPDQEQLTSVDWPESSAACEQLFLKLVGRFAPENTCHLKCLQIVLSLQDHQTLPSGASRPFLTSYHFKTALMHLLLRLPLTDWQHSMLSQRLQDLLWFLNQGLQQRSLHHFLIGNTYLPLTIPIPKAFRNAEPVNLFQHLVLNPVAHSQALEEFHNLLAQVKTLPCSPLAGGL; this is encoded by the coding sequence ATGGCTGTGATAAGCCTCATGTTCTTGGCAGTGATGTATGTTGTGCACCACCCCCTGATGGTCAGTGACCGGATGGACCTGGACACGCTAGCTAGGAGTCGGCAGCTGGAGAAGCGAATGAGTGAGGAGATGCGGCAGTTAGAGATGGAGTTTGAAGAGAGAAGCCGAGCTGCTGAGCAGAAGCAGAAAGTAGAGAACTTCTGGAGAGGGGACACGTCCAGTGACCAGTTAGTGCTGGGGAAGAAAGACATGGGATGGCCCTTCCAGGCCAGTGGCCAGGATGGGGGGCCTCTGGGCTGGATACTGGGGAACCTGTGGAATGCCGGCCTCCTTTGCCTTTTTCTCATCTTTGAGCTCCTACGACAGAGCATTCAGCACGAGCCAGCCTTTGAGTCCAgcagcgaggaggaggaggaagagatccGTGTGGTGCCCGTCTCCTCTTACACCTGGCTCTCTGATTTTCCCTCTCAGGAAGCCCTGGAATCCTTTTACAAACATTATATCCAAAATGCCATCCGTGACCTGCCCTGCACCTGTGAGTTTGTGGAGAGCTTTGTGGATGATCTCATTGAGGCCTGCCGGGTGCTCAGCCGCCGGGAGGCTCATCCACAGTTGGAGGATTGCCTGGGCTTTGGGGCTGCCTTTGAGAAGTGGGGAACCCTCCACAAGACCCAGAAGTTTGATGTCCTGGTGCCCATTGTCCCTCCCCAGGGCACTATGTTTATCTTGGAGATGAGAGATCCGGCTTTGGGCCGTCGATGTGGCTGTGTGAAGGTGGACTCTGAATGCTTGTGCAAACATGAGAAGCTCTTGGGGGATGTTCTGTGCCTAGTGCACCACAGGGACCACTCAGCCATGTTGAGCAAATATACTAGCTCCATCAAGGCAGCTCTCTGCACCAGCTCGTACCTGGATGTATGTAAGACTGTGCAATGGTTCCGAAACATGGTGAGCAATGCCTGGGCACTAGTGGCCCACAAATACGACTTTAAGCTCACTCTTCCACCATCCACCACCTCCTGCAAGCTCAGGTTGGATTACCACTCAGGCCGCTCTCTGTCCATCAGTTTGGTTCTAGGGGTGCAACGAGAAGATACCTTGGTCTACCTGGTGAGTCAGGCCCCTGATCAAGAACAGCTCACCAGTGTGGATTGGCCTGAGTCTTCTGCAGCTTGTGAACAGTTGTTTCTGAAACTGGTGGGGCGCTTCGCCCCTGAGAATACCTGCCACCTCAAGTGCCTGCAGATTGTTTTGAGTCTTCAGGACCATCAGACCTTACCCTCGGGAGCATCTCGCCCCTTTCTCACCTCCTACCACTTCAAGACAGCCCTCATGCACTTGTTGCTACGACTGCCTCTGACAGACTGGCAGCACAGTATGCTCTCTCAGCGCCTCCAGGACCTCCTCTGGTTCTTAAACCAAGGCCTCCAGCAAAGGTCTCTCCATCATTTCCTCATTGGTAACACCTACCTGCCCCTGACCATACCCATCCCTAAGGCATTTCGGAATGCTGAGCCTGTCAATCTTTTCCAGCACCTGGTACTAAACCCAGTGGCACATTCGCAGGCACTGGAGGAATTCCACAACCTTTTGGCCCAAGTGAAAACGCTGCCTTGCTCCCCACTGGCTGGAGGACTTTAA
- the Itpripl1 gene encoding inositol 1,4,5-trisphosphate receptor-interacting protein-like 1 isoform X2, whose amino-acid sequence MAVISLMFLAVMYVVHHPLMVSDRMDLDTLARSRQLEKRMSEEMRQLEMEFEERSRAAEQKQKVENFWRGDTSSDQKPWNPFTNIISKMPSVTCPAPVSLWRALWMISLRPAGCSAAGRLIHSWRIAWALGLPLRSGEPSTRPRSLMSWCPLSLPRALCLSWR is encoded by the exons ATGGCTGTGATAAGCCTCATGTTCTTGGCAGTGATGTATGTTGTGCACCACCCCCTGATGGTCAGTGACCGGATGGACCTGGACACGCTAGCTAGGAGTCGGCAGCTGGAGAAGCGAATGAGTGAGGAGATGCGGCAGTTAGAGATGGAGTTTGAAGAGAGAAGCCGAGCTGCTGAGCAGAAGCAGAAAGTAGAGAACTTCTGGAGAGGGGACACGTCCAGTGACCA GAAGCCCTGGAATCCTTTTACAAACATTATATCCAAAATGCCATCCGTGACCTGCCCTGCACCTGTGAGTTTGTGGAGAGCTTTGTGGATGATCTCATTGAGGCCTGCCGGGTGCTCAGCCGCCGGGAGGCTCATCCACAGTTGGAGGATTGCCTGGGCTTTGGGGCTGCCTTTGAGAAGTGGGGAACCCTCCACAAGACCCAGAAGTTTGATGTCCTGGTGCCCATTGTCCCTCCCCAGGGCACTATGTTTATCTTGGAGATGA